In Devosia beringensis, a single window of DNA contains:
- a CDS encoding GNAT family N-acetyltransferase: MTEAAAPALNPSTPLPADPAGAMLAAASLSQAISVSVSHSIGEVEEIWRALTVKTIESPGQSFDFIRAWVTQRDIAPSAQHYVVGRVDGVVVALLPLHRRRVYGMQVLTWFPGAHAGCHAPVADHDRLAALGPAGRRALWAAMTAALGRGDVIYLRSIPARVGGHDGLFDELGTSLAVETLYRSEYASWAECDRLQRSKSRRKHDRQQGDRLNAMGTVSFEEIGNGGETRQAIDTMFLQRSARFKAMGIRDTFVQDCLTGFYQQLAGPSSGVDVRLHILRLDGAIVAVRYNVVHGNRMFCLISSMIDDPTIQHGSPGKQCLLRVMQCVFDHGIAVFDMGSGFTDEKRHWCNVQLPLRQHYIGLTWQGMLIVAVHQTFQKTRARIKANKQLKSAFRASRLLFDRLSGGAERPVSTSDSL; the protein is encoded by the coding sequence ATGACTGAAGCTGCTGCACCAGCGCTGAACCCGTCGACACCGCTCCCGGCCGATCCGGCCGGCGCGATGCTGGCCGCTGCCAGTCTGTCGCAAGCCATCAGCGTGAGCGTGAGCCACAGCATTGGCGAGGTCGAAGAAATCTGGCGGGCGCTGACGGTCAAGACGATCGAGTCGCCGGGTCAGAGTTTTGATTTTATCCGCGCCTGGGTCACCCAGCGCGACATTGCCCCGAGCGCCCAGCACTATGTCGTCGGCCGGGTCGACGGCGTCGTCGTGGCGCTGCTGCCGCTGCACCGCCGGCGCGTCTATGGCATGCAGGTCCTGACCTGGTTTCCTGGCGCCCATGCGGGCTGCCACGCCCCGGTGGCCGACCATGACCGGCTGGCGGCGCTGGGACCGGCCGGCCGCCGGGCCCTGTGGGCGGCCATGACGGCGGCGCTGGGGCGCGGCGACGTGATCTATCTGCGCTCCATTCCCGCCAGAGTGGGCGGGCATGATGGCCTGTTTGACGAGCTGGGCACATCGCTGGCCGTCGAGACGCTCTACCGGTCCGAATATGCAAGCTGGGCAGAATGCGACAGGCTGCAGCGCAGCAAATCGCGGCGCAAGCACGACCGGCAGCAGGGCGATCGGCTCAATGCCATGGGCACTGTCAGCTTTGAAGAAATCGGCAATGGCGGCGAAACGCGCCAGGCCATCGACACCATGTTTCTCCAGCGATCGGCGCGGTTCAAGGCGATGGGGATCCGCGACACCTTCGTGCAGGACTGCCTGACCGGGTTTTACCAGCAGCTGGCGGGGCCGAGTTCGGGCGTCGATGTGCGGCTGCATATATTGCGGCTCGACGGCGCCATCGTCGCGGTGCGCTACAATGTCGTGCATGGGAACCGGATGTTCTGCCTGATCTCGTCGATGATCGACGATCCGACGATCCAGCACGGCTCGCCGGGCAAGCAGTGCCTGTTGCGGGTGATGCAGTGCGTGTTCGACCATGGCATTGCCGTCTTTGACATGGGCAGCGGCTTTACCGACGAGAAGCGGCACTGGTGCAATGTGCAACTGCCGCTGCGCCAGCATTATATCGGCCTGACCTGGCAGGGCATGCTGATCGTGGCGGTGCACCAGACTTTCCAGAAGACCAGGGCGCGGATCAAGGCCAACAAGCAGCTCAAATCGGCTTTCCGCGCCAGCCGGCTGCTGTTTGACCGGCTCAGTGGCGGGGCCGAAAGGCCGGTGTCGACAAGCGACAGCTTATAG
- the map gene encoding type I methionyl aminopeptidase translates to MTFVDAPAKARRTPGVIPLHGAEGFAGMRNAGALTAQALDILSEYVEPGVPTSTIDKVAYEFARDNGAVPATIFYKGYRHALCTSINHVVCHGIPDERALREGDIVNIDLTLVVDGWHGDSSRMYPVGEISRKAERLIEITYAGLEAGLAAAIPGNTTGDIGHAIQSLAEAERMSVVRDFVGHGLGKLFHDEPNILHFGRPGTGVPLKPGMIFTIEPMINLGRPDVKILSDGWTAVTRDRTLSAQCEHSIGITETGNEVFTLSPAGLFNPLAIRAAG, encoded by the coding sequence ATTACCTTTGTCGACGCACCTGCCAAAGCCCGCCGCACGCCCGGCGTCATTCCGCTGCATGGCGCGGAAGGCTTTGCCGGCATGCGCAACGCCGGTGCGCTGACGGCCCAGGCACTCGATATCCTCAGCGAATATGTCGAGCCGGGCGTCCCCACCTCGACCATCGACAAGGTCGCCTATGAATTTGCCCGTGACAACGGCGCCGTCCCGGCGACCATCTTCTACAAGGGCTATCGCCACGCGCTCTGCACCTCGATCAATCACGTGGTCTGCCACGGCATTCCCGACGAGCGGGCTTTGCGCGAGGGCGACATCGTCAATATCGATCTGACCCTGGTCGTCGATGGCTGGCACGGCGATTCCAGCCGCATGTATCCGGTGGGCGAAATTTCCCGCAAGGCCGAGCGCTTGATCGAAATCACCTATGCCGGCCTCGAGGCCGGCCTGGCCGCCGCCATCCCCGGCAACACGACCGGCGATATCGGCCATGCCATCCAGTCGCTGGCCGAGGCGGAGCGCATGAGCGTGGTGCGCGACTTTGTCGGCCATGGCCTGGGCAAGCTGTTCCACGACGAGCCCAATATCCTCCATTTCGGCCGGCCGGGCACCGGCGTGCCGCTCAAGCCCGGCATGATCTTCACCATCGAGCCCATGATCAATCTGGGCCGACCCGACGTGAAGATCCTCTCAGATGGTTGGACTGCCGTCACCCGCGACCGCACGCTGTCTGCCCAGTGCGAGCATTCCATCGGCATTACCGAAACCGGCAACGAGGTCTTCACCCTCTCACCCGCCGGCCTGTTCAACCCCCTGGCCATCCGGGCCGCTGGATGA
- a CDS encoding competence/damage-inducible protein A, with product MPSADSVTAGLLVIGDEILSGRTKDVNIGATADFCTDLGIELKEVRVVSDETDEIVDAINALRARYTYVFTTGGIGPTHDDITADAVAKAFGVALPINAQAREMLESRWRQTGTEVNEARLRMARIPEGADLIVNSVSAAPGFRIGNVHVMAGVPVIMRAMLEALVPTLKGGKKVLSVTVKAAVGEGTVGGPLGALQEEYPDVKMGSYPQMGHDRIMTELVLRSTDAARLEEAAGKVRAMVAAAHAKAGVAAPEED from the coding sequence ATGCCCAGCGCAGACAGCGTAACCGCCGGCCTTCTGGTCATTGGCGACGAAATTCTCTCGGGGCGGACCAAGGACGTCAATATCGGCGCGACAGCGGATTTCTGCACCGACCTGGGCATCGAGCTCAAGGAAGTGCGCGTGGTCAGCGACGAGACCGACGAGATCGTGGACGCGATCAACGCCCTGCGGGCCCGCTATACCTATGTGTTCACCACCGGCGGCATCGGCCCGACGCATGATGACATCACCGCCGACGCCGTGGCCAAGGCGTTCGGGGTGGCGCTGCCGATCAATGCCCAGGCGCGCGAAATGCTCGAATCGCGCTGGCGGCAGACCGGCACCGAGGTCAACGAGGCGCGGCTGCGCATGGCGCGGATCCCCGAAGGGGCCGACCTGATCGTCAATTCGGTGAGCGCTGCGCCCGGTTTCCGCATCGGCAATGTGCATGTGATGGCCGGCGTGCCAGTGATCATGCGGGCCATGCTCGAAGCCCTGGTGCCCACGCTCAAGGGCGGCAAGAAGGTGCTGTCGGTCACCGTCAAGGCGGCGGTGGGCGAGGGCACGGTGGGCGGCCCGCTGGGCGCGCTGCAGGAAGAATATCCCGACGTGAAGATGGGCAGCTATCCGCAGATGGGGCATGACCGCATCATGACCGAGCTGGTGCTGCGCTCGACCGATGCGGCGCGGCTGGAAGAAGCGGCCGGCAAGGTGCGGGCCATGGTGGCGGCAGCTCATGCCAAGGCTGGCGTTGCCGCACCGGAAGAAGACTGA
- a CDS encoding methyl-accepting chemotaxis protein produces MNLTNLSLSARIYGAFGTLVLLLGVVGGVGFVGVQTTAGLFETYRGAAQQNSEINDYLADVSSTRIAFLNYLIDSSPEEEAGMIEWITDVATTDADGLAVFANNPEGLADIATVTELANSYLAGFNELVAAKAANDTVTATAKAEELRALGPQIGDIYSAMADRAQEVQDTIGPVATASAQFQVMLVLSISGLGILIGVAAAYVTGRWLSGVIIRMTQAMQALAGGDIDMEIAGTEPTHELGQMARALQVFQTNAQAVRVAEAEKDSRSALSVARARMMESFQAAFDSVIDATSAGDFTRRIDAKFNDADIDRISANFNAMLETTNGALTEAGRVLGALANADLTERMEGTYHGAFAELQNDTNAVADKLGDIVSELRETSNALKLATGEILAGANDLSERTTKQAATIEETSAAMEQLANTVTKNAQRASEASDNANQIAKVAEEGGAVMVEATGAMERITSSSSKISNIIGLIDDIAFQTNLLALNASVEAARAGDAGKGFAVVAVEVRRLAQSAASASSEVKVLIDQSAIEVHGGTTLVASAAAKLDSMLNSVRSNTSLMDGIARDSKEQASGIQEVSIAVRQMDEMTQHNAALVEEMNAAIEQTESQASKVDGIVEIFTVGKTSQAASRPAAAAKPQQGGVRGMQARVKSAMGSYLSSGSAAIAKDWNEF; encoded by the coding sequence ATGAATCTGACAAATCTCAGCCTTTCTGCCCGGATCTATGGGGCATTTGGCACCCTGGTACTCTTGCTCGGCGTAGTGGGGGGCGTGGGATTTGTTGGCGTTCAGACCACTGCCGGCCTGTTCGAGACCTATCGCGGCGCCGCCCAACAAAACTCCGAGATCAATGATTATCTCGCCGACGTTTCGAGCACGCGCATCGCTTTCCTCAACTATCTCATCGATTCCTCGCCGGAGGAGGAGGCGGGCATGATCGAGTGGATAACCGATGTCGCCACCACCGATGCCGATGGGCTCGCCGTCTTCGCCAATAATCCCGAGGGCCTCGCTGACATCGCTACCGTGACGGAACTGGCCAACAGCTATCTGGCTGGCTTCAATGAGCTTGTTGCAGCCAAGGCGGCCAACGACACCGTTACCGCAACGGCCAAAGCAGAAGAGCTGCGCGCCCTCGGCCCGCAGATTGGCGACATCTATTCCGCCATGGCCGACAGGGCTCAGGAAGTTCAGGATACCATCGGGCCAGTGGCTACGGCCTCAGCGCAGTTCCAGGTCATGCTCGTGCTCTCGATCAGCGGCCTCGGCATCCTGATCGGCGTAGCTGCCGCCTATGTTACCGGGCGCTGGTTGTCCGGCGTCATCATCCGCATGACCCAGGCCATGCAGGCTCTGGCCGGCGGCGATATCGACATGGAAATCGCCGGCACCGAGCCGACCCACGAACTCGGCCAGATGGCCCGGGCGCTGCAGGTCTTCCAGACCAATGCCCAGGCCGTCCGCGTCGCCGAGGCCGAAAAGGACTCCCGTTCTGCCCTGTCCGTCGCCCGTGCCCGGATGATGGAATCGTTCCAGGCAGCCTTTGACAGCGTCATCGACGCCACCTCGGCCGGTGACTTTACCCGACGCATCGACGCCAAGTTCAACGATGCCGATATCGACCGCATCTCGGCCAATTTCAACGCCATGCTCGAAACCACCAATGGCGCCCTGACCGAAGCCGGCCGGGTGCTGGGTGCCTTGGCCAATGCCGACCTGACCGAGCGCATGGAAGGCACCTATCACGGCGCCTTTGCCGAACTGCAGAACGATACCAATGCCGTGGCCGACAAGCTCGGTGACATCGTCTCCGAGCTGCGCGAAACCTCCAACGCCCTCAAGCTGGCCACCGGCGAAATCCTGGCTGGCGCCAATGACCTGTCCGAGCGCACCACCAAGCAGGCCGCGACCATCGAGGAAACCTCGGCGGCCATGGAACAGCTGGCCAATACCGTGACCAAGAACGCCCAGCGCGCCAGCGAAGCCAGCGACAATGCCAACCAGATCGCCAAGGTCGCCGAAGAAGGCGGCGCCGTCATGGTCGAGGCAACCGGCGCCATGGAGCGGATCACCTCCTCCTCCTCCAAGATCTCCAATATCATCGGCCTGATCGACGACATCGCCTTCCAGACCAACCTTCTGGCGCTCAACGCCTCGGTGGAAGCGGCCCGTGCCGGCGATGCCGGCAAGGGTTTCGCCGTGGTTGCCGTGGAAGTCCGCCGCCTCGCCCAGTCAGCCGCCAGCGCCTCCTCCGAGGTCAAGGTCCTGATCGACCAGAGCGCCATCGAAGTGCATGGCGGCACCACCCTGGTGGCAAGCGCCGCTGCCAAGCTCGACTCCATGCTCAACAGCGTCCGGTCCAATACCAGCCTGATGGACGGCATTGCCCGCGACAGCAAGGAACAGGCCAGCGGCATCCAGGAAGTCTCCATCGCCGTGCGCCAGATGGACGAAATGACCCAGCACAATGCGGCTCTGGTCGAAGAGATGAACGCTGCCATCGAGCAGACCGAAAGCCAGGCGTCAAAGGTCGACGGCATCGTCGAGATCTTCACTGTCGGCAAGACCAGCCAGGCTGCGTCCCGTCCGGCCGCTGCCGCCAAGCCTCAGCAGGGTGGCGTTCGCGGCATGCAGGCCCGCGTCAAGTCCGCCATGGGGAGCTATCTCTCCTCCGGCAGCGCTGCCATCGCCAAGGACTGGAACGAGTTCTAG
- a CDS encoding DUF6894 family protein: MPVFYFDYDNGEGSGAARDEIGADLTDVASAIVEATQTLTELAADTLIGTAERLMAIMVRDELGATRARVSLAYRAETTG, from the coding sequence ATGCCAGTCTTTTACTTCGACTACGATAATGGCGAAGGATCGGGGGCGGCTCGGGACGAGATTGGCGCCGATCTCACTGACGTCGCTTCGGCTATCGTGGAAGCCACGCAGACCCTGACCGAACTGGCTGCCGATACCTTGATTGGCACTGCCGAGCGTCTCATGGCGATCATGGTACGCGACGAACTCGGGGCCACCAGAGCCCGCGTGTCACTCGCTTATCGTGCGGAAACAACCGGGTAA
- a CDS encoding cytochrome c biogenesis CcdA family protein: protein MEFSLPLVFGAGVLSFLSPCVLPLVPPYLTYMSGASFDQLRDEGTTAGALQRRVAFTSLFFILGFTVVFVTLGATATAFGQVFRQALPILTPLAGVLIIAMGLHFIGVYRIGLLDRQMRHQGPGVASGPLGGFLLGLAFAIGWTPCIGPVLAAVLSVAASKGTAWEGAGLLGLYSLGLGVPFFLAGIAVGPFLAFFQGFKRHLHTVERVMGVLLVVTGVLFLTGNFSRLSYWFLETFPALANFG, encoded by the coding sequence GTGGAATTTTCTCTGCCATTGGTGTTCGGCGCGGGCGTCCTGAGCTTCCTGTCGCCCTGCGTGCTGCCGCTGGTGCCGCCCTATCTCACCTATATGAGCGGGGCGAGCTTCGACCAGCTGCGCGATGAAGGCACGACCGCTGGCGCGCTGCAGCGGCGCGTGGCCTTTACCTCGCTGTTCTTCATTCTCGGCTTTACCGTGGTGTTCGTCACGCTGGGCGCGACCGCGACCGCGTTTGGCCAGGTGTTCCGGCAGGCGCTGCCGATCCTGACGCCGCTGGCCGGCGTGCTGATCATCGCCATGGGGCTGCATTTCATCGGGGTGTACCGGATCGGGCTGCTCGACCGGCAGATGCGGCATCAGGGGCCGGGCGTGGCCAGCGGGCCGCTGGGGGGCTTCCTGCTGGGCCTGGCCTTTGCCATTGGCTGGACGCCGTGCATCGGGCCGGTGCTGGCGGCAGTGCTGTCGGTGGCGGCCAGCAAGGGCACGGCCTGGGAAGGCGCAGGGCTGCTGGGCCTTTATTCCCTGGGGTTGGGCGTGCCGTTCTTTCTGGCGGGCATCGCGGTGGGACCGTTCCTGGCGTTTTTCCAGGGGTTCAAGCGGCACCTGCACACAGTCGAGCGCGTGATGGGCGTCCTGCTGGTAGTCACCGGCGTGCTGTTCCTGACGGGCAATTTCAGCCGCCTGTCATACTGGTTCCTCGAAACCTTCCCGGCCCTGGCGAATTTCGGCTAG